The Dunckerocampus dactyliophorus isolate RoL2022-P2 chromosome 1, RoL_Ddac_1.1, whole genome shotgun sequence genome has a segment encoding these proteins:
- the LOC129185443 gene encoding U8 snoRNA-decapping enzyme-like isoform X1: MSLKCYFLIGYQMANGQLSRAEALACSGCRHACHVMLYSDTKSQLFGRIPIRHIILMQMRFDGMLGFPGGFVNQSQESLEAGLCRELEEEVGVALSISEDDHMDAQHAPGTSPSSPRLITHFYVKKLEEEQIREVEKASVSTATDHGQEVLGMVRVPLYTTKGGGGLSSFLSHTFIGNARSQLVNSLLRLHLVAPEDLRKALKHSLKMHARSAVDVQAVLELTEAEREQS; the protein is encoded by the exons ATGTCCTTAAAATGCTATTTTCTCATCGGATATCAG ATGGCGAACGGACAGCTGTCAAGGGCCGAGGCATTGGCCTGCTCAGGCTGCAGACACGCGTGTCACGTGATGCTCTACTCTGACACCAAAAGTCAGCTTTTTGGGAGAATTCCCATCAGGCATATCATACtg ATGCAGATGCGCTTTGACGGTATGCTGGGTTTCCCTGGCGG GTTTGTAAACCAATCACAGGAGAGCCTGGAGGCCGGGCTCTGCAGGGAATTAGAGGAGGAGGTGGGTGTAGCTCTTTCCATATCAGAAGACGATCATATGGACGCTCAGCATGCTCCTGGTACCTCCCCCTCGTCACCCCGTCTCATCACTCACTTCTATGTAAAAAAGCTAGAGGAGGAGCAGATAAGGGAGGTGGAGAAAGCCTCTGTATCCACGGCAACAGATCACGGCCAGgag GTTCTGGGCATGGTCCGAGTTCCGCTCTACACCACAAAGGGTGGGGGAGGCCTCTCATCATTCCTGTCACACACATTCATTGGGAATGCTCGCTCCCAGCTGGTGAACTCTTTGCTGCGTCTCCACCTCGTTGCCCCCGAGGACCTGCGCAAAGCCCTCAAGCACTCGCTGAAGATGCACGCACGCAGCGCAGTGGATGTGCAGGCAGTGCTCGAACTGACGGAGGCCGAGAGAGAGCAGTCTTGA
- the LOC129185443 gene encoding U8 snoRNA-decapping enzyme-like isoform X2, which produces MANGQLSRAEALACSGCRHACHVMLYSDTKSQLFGRIPIRHIILMQMRFDGMLGFPGGFVNQSQESLEAGLCRELEEEVGVALSISEDDHMDAQHAPGTSPSSPRLITHFYVKKLEEEQIREVEKASVSTATDHGQEVLGMVRVPLYTTKGGGGLSSFLSHTFIGNARSQLVNSLLRLHLVAPEDLRKALKHSLKMHARSAVDVQAVLELTEAEREQS; this is translated from the exons ATGGCGAACGGACAGCTGTCAAGGGCCGAGGCATTGGCCTGCTCAGGCTGCAGACACGCGTGTCACGTGATGCTCTACTCTGACACCAAAAGTCAGCTTTTTGGGAGAATTCCCATCAGGCATATCATACtg ATGCAGATGCGCTTTGACGGTATGCTGGGTTTCCCTGGCGG GTTTGTAAACCAATCACAGGAGAGCCTGGAGGCCGGGCTCTGCAGGGAATTAGAGGAGGAGGTGGGTGTAGCTCTTTCCATATCAGAAGACGATCATATGGACGCTCAGCATGCTCCTGGTACCTCCCCCTCGTCACCCCGTCTCATCACTCACTTCTATGTAAAAAAGCTAGAGGAGGAGCAGATAAGGGAGGTGGAGAAAGCCTCTGTATCCACGGCAACAGATCACGGCCAGgag GTTCTGGGCATGGTCCGAGTTCCGCTCTACACCACAAAGGGTGGGGGAGGCCTCTCATCATTCCTGTCACACACATTCATTGGGAATGCTCGCTCCCAGCTGGTGAACTCTTTGCTGCGTCTCCACCTCGTTGCCCCCGAGGACCTGCGCAAAGCCCTCAAGCACTCGCTGAAGATGCACGCACGCAGCGCAGTGGATGTGCAGGCAGTGCTCGAACTGACGGAGGCCGAGAGAGAGCAGTCTTGA